Below is a genomic region from Armatimonadota bacterium.
AGGATTTTCAGTGGCAGCGAGATGGTCACCGGGGGCAGCATCATCATACCCATGGACATGAGTGCACCGGCGACCACGAGGTCGATGACGATGAAGGGGACGTAGATCACGAATCCAAGCTGGAAGGCGGACTTGAGTTCGCTGATGGCGAAGGCCGGCAGCAAGACGCGCATCGGCACTTCCTCCGGACCGGATGGACGCGGCAGGCGTCCCATCTGGATGAACAGGAGAATGTCGCGCTCCCGGGCCTGCTTGAGCATAAACCCGCGCACGGGATCAGCGGCCTTCGTCACCGCCTGGGAGTACGTGAGCGCGCCTTTGAGATAGGGTTGGACCGCACGCCGGTCCACCTCTTGCCAGACCGGTTGCATGATGAACAGGGTGAGAAACAGGGCCAGGCCTACCAGCACGAGATTGGGAGGCGTCTGCTGAGTGCCCAGAGCGCTGCGCAGGAAGCTCAGGACGATGATGATGCGCAGGAAGGAGGTCATCGTCACCAGCGCGGCCGGAAGAAGGCTGAGAGCCGCCAGGCTGAAGACCAGGCGCAGAGTGAGGGCGAGTTCCTTGCCGGGCTCTTGCTTGAACCACTCCGAAGGCGGGTCCGGGGCCCTCGGCGGCGTGGGCATCTGCGCAGCGGCCAACGAACACAGCAGTATCACGACGGCCGGCAGAACAGCCCTCAGTCGTAATCTGCGCGGTGCCGGCGCGTGCCCTGTCCTGTTCAGGATCGGCGAAGCGTTGCGCACCGTTCTCATCCCTGCTGGGCCAGGGCCCGGATCAGTGCGTCTCGGCGCTCTGCCCAGTCGAGGTCGGCCTGAAGGTCAGAGTCGAGACCCATCGGCGTCTCGTCGGGTGACTGTTCGCGTGTCTCCCGCGCCGGTTCGTTTGGCCTGTTTGCAGCAGACAGGTCGAGTACCAGGCTGAGATCGCCCGCCGGATTGCCGGCAAGGAGTATGCTGCGCCGGTCCACTTCCACCAGGTAGAGGAATCCTGTTGACCCCAGCCGCAGGCATTCGCACTCTCGCAGGCGGGTGTTCTGCGACGTGGGCGTGAGATTGCCCAGCCGGAACCCGTTGCGTTTGGCGGCGTTCAGTCCCCAGGCCACCCCGTACACCGCAAGCACGAGGAGTGCCAGCTTCGTCAAGATGTCGAGGACGGAGACAGGTACAGGCTCCGCGCTCTCGCCTGACAGCGGTTCGGACGCCTTCGCCGGGTCCGGCCCAAGTTGGGTGACTGCGATCTGATCCGCGAGATCCTGTGCTGTGGCTGACTGTGCAAAGGCAGGCGGGAGAGCGATTGCCAGCAGCAGCGCCGCCAGTGCGCCGGTTCGGAGAGAACTACACATGCCGGGGTGCCCCCTTGCTGATCAGCTCGGTGACCCGCAGGGCGAGGACGTCATTGGCGACGACCACTTCGCCCCGCGCCACCAGGCGCTCGTTGACATAGAGGTCAAGGGGTTCGCCCGGCAGTCGGTCGAGCTCGATGATGGCGCCGGCCTGCAGCCCGAGGGCTTCGCCGAGCTGCATTCTCGCGCGGCCAAGCTCCACAGTGACATCCAGGGGCAGGTCCAGCATCATCTCGAGCGCAGCGGTGTCGATGCCGCCCTGCCCAGGAGAGCGTGCCGGGCCCGCACTGCCGCTGTCCGCGGTGAGTTCCGCCAGGTTTTCTGCGCTTGTGGGATCCATGGTTGTCCGGCCTTTCATGCTGGCGATGGGTGCAAGTCACTGCATCAGGAAGGACGTGAACAGCACTGCGTGAACTTCGGTGTCCTTCACGACCCCTTGCAGCGCGTGGAGCAGTTGAGCGCGCAGTTTCTCGCGCGTGGCCGGGTCCTGAAGCTGGTCGAAGGACTGCGCTGAAAGCACTCGTACGATGGTGTCCCGGGCGAGAGCGTCAGACGCAGGGGTGAGGGTGGGCTCCTCGGGCTTGCCGCCACCGTGCCCGCCATGTCCGCCCTTCTCTTTCTTCTTGCCCTCCTCTTCGGAGGGGTGGACGCCGAGAGTGATTTCGACCTGGACGTATCGCAGTTTCTCGGTGGAAGCAACATTGACCAGGAACGCGCCCATGTTCACGTAGACGAGGTCGAGCTGATCATCATCCGACGCATGCTCATCGTTCTTCTTCTTCTCATCGTGGCCCCTTGTGGACTCCCGTTGGGAACCCCGCCCCGATTTCTTACTGTCCGCGCTTGCGCGGCCCCAGACGAGCCAACCGGCGCCCGCACCGGTGGCAAGTGCGAGGACCAGGATGATCACGAGCTTGATTCCGCCAGAACGAGCGCCGAGGTCGCCCCTTCGGCCGACTTGGTGTCTCATAGGCTTGCCTCCCCGGCCGTGTCGTGGCTCTGCGAGCCCAGCTCCGGTACGATCTGAACCCCCCGTGGGGCGATACTGGGTGTCACCGGCTTCAGGCGCGCTCGTGTTGCGCGCGTTGCGGACGAGGGGCCACCCGGCGGCAGGAGCACAATGTCAATGCGGCGGTTACGCCTGCGGTTCTTCTCATCTGTATTGGGCACGACGGGCGATGTGTCGGCGTATCCGGCGGCGCTCAGGGAGGACGGTGGGATGTCCTTCTGACGAATAAGAAACATAACCACGTTGATGGCGCGTTGTGCTGAGAGTTCCCAATTGCTGGCGAACTTCCCAGTGGTGATGGGCAGGTCGCAGGTGTGCCCCTCAATGCGCAGGTCGTAAGGCAGATCTCGGACCGCGTCGGCCACGGCGGACAGGGTGCGGATTGCGCGTGGGGTAAGATCCGCCGATCCACGGGCGAACAGAACGTCATCGGCGCGTACCCGGACCTTGGCCATACCGTCCTCCGAAACAAAGTCCAGGTCTTTCATCTCTCGGTCGGATAGGTTGCTCTCGATCGCCCCTGCGATGGCGGACATGACATCGAAGGCGTTGAGGGGCAACTGTACTGGGACCTGTCCGCGCCGGGCTTCGAAACCGATGGAGGCGGACCGCAAGCCGGGGGAACTGCCCCCGAAGCCCGACCGAACCGACACCGCGAGCTCGTTGAACTTCCCCAGGTTTACAATAGACATGGCGTACATCATGATGAAAAAGGCCATGAGCAGGGTGATCATGTCCGCGTAGGTGACAAGCCACCGCTCTTCGTTCTCGTGCTCCCCGTGGGCTTTACGCCGCCCGTGCTGACTCACTGGCCCCACCGCCTTGGCCTTCGGCCGCCAGCGCCCGGTTCGCCGCTTCCCGCTCGGAAGGCGAGAGGAAGGCCTTGAGGCGCTCTGCCAGGATAATCGGGCTATCGCCGGCCTGAAGACCCTCGATGCCTACTGCGACCATGCGTCGTATGAACTGCTCCTCTTCGCTGCGCATCTGCAGCTTCTGGGCGATGGGCAGGAAGACAAGGTTCGCCGATCCCACGCCGTAGAGAGTAGCGAGAAATGCGGTGGCGATGGCCGGTCCCATGCTGCCGGGGTCACTGAGGTTGCTGAGCATGTGCACAAGGCCCATGACGGTGCCGAGAACGCCCAGTGTTGGGGCCAGGCCGCCAAGGGTCTTGTAGTATTTCGCGGCGCCAGAATGCCGCTCCACGAGAGAGTCGATTTCGATCTCCATAATGGTCCGTGCGACCTCGGGGTCGGTGCCGTCCACCACGAGCTGGACCCCGCGGCGGATGAAGTCATCCTGGACGCTGTGCAACTCGCCTTCCAGTGCTAGGACCCCTTCGCGCCGGGCCACTCTTGCGAGATGAGTGAGGGTCTCCAGTGCGCCCAGGGGCTCTGCGGGTCTTGAGAAAATGACGTGCTTCAGGAGCATCGGAGCCATAAGGGAATTGCGCAGGGGCTGGGTGACCATGGCTGCGCCCACGCTGCCGCCGAACACGATGAGCGCGGCGGAGGGGCTAATAAGGGCACCGATGCTTCCGCCCTCAAGGCTGTTAGCGACGAGTAGCGCACCGAAAGCGACGCCGAGTCCGATGATGGTTCCAAGGTCCAATGGAGCATCACTACCTGATGATCGCCGGAAGATCGATGTGGCCGGCGCCGATGTCCCGGAAAAACTGGGCCGTTTTCATGCACACTTCGTCGCAGGTATCTCTGACCACGTATTGGCTGCCCGTGGTGAGGCGCACGACCGTGTCCGGCGTGGATTCGACGCGTTCGATGAGCAGCGCGTTGATGACCATGGTGGAGCCGTTCAGTCGCGTTAGCTTGATCATGGTAATCCGCCCATGCTGCAATCTGCGTGCCACGATGGCTCCATGCGGGAGCGGACGGGTCATGGTCTTTCACCCGCGACGCCGGGGTGGACTGTGTGGGTGACCGGGGGCCACAGTCAGGCCGGCGTCGCGGGCC
It encodes:
- the fliP gene encoding flagellar type III secretion system pore protein FliP (The bacterial flagellar biogenesis protein FliP forms a type III secretion system (T3SS)-type pore required for flagellar assembly.), whose product is MPTPPRAPDPPSEWFKQEPGKELALTLRLVFSLAALSLLPAALVTMTSFLRIIIVLSFLRSALGTQQTPPNLVLVGLALFLTLFIMQPVWQEVDRRAVQPYLKGALTYSQAVTKAADPVRGFMLKQARERDILLFIQMGRLPRPSGPEEVPMRVLLPAFAISELKSAFQLGFVIYVPFIVIDLVVAGALMSMGMMMLPPVTISLPLKILLFVMIDGWHILARSLVLSFS
- the fliN gene encoding flagellar motor switch protein FliN: MDPTSAENLAELTADSGSAGPARSPGQGGIDTAALEMMLDLPLDVTVELGRARMQLGEALGLQAGAIIELDRLPGEPLDLYVNERLVARGEVVVANDVLALRVTELISKGAPRHV
- a CDS encoding flagellar basal body-associated FliL family protein: MRHQVGRRGDLGARSGGIKLVIILVLALATGAGAGWLVWGRASADSKKSGRGSQRESTRGHDEKKKNDEHASDDDQLDLVYVNMGAFLVNVASTEKLRYVQVEITLGVHPSEEEGKKKEKGGHGGHGGGKPEEPTLTPASDALARDTIVRVLSAQSFDQLQDPATREKLRAQLLHALQGVVKDTEVHAVLFTSFLMQ
- a CDS encoding flagellar motor protein MotB translates to MSQHGRRKAHGEHENEERWLVTYADMITLLMAFFIMMYAMSIVNLGKFNELAVSVRSGFGGSSPGLRSASIGFEARRGQVPVQLPLNAFDVMSAIAGAIESNLSDREMKDLDFVSEDGMAKVRVRADDVLFARGSADLTPRAIRTLSAVADAVRDLPYDLRIEGHTCDLPITTGKFASNWELSAQRAINVVMFLIRQKDIPPSSLSAAGYADTSPVVPNTDEKNRRRNRRIDIVLLPPGGPSSATRATRARLKPVTPSIAPRGVQIVPELGSQSHDTAGEASL
- a CDS encoding flagellar motor protein; amino-acid sequence: MDLGTIIGLGVAFGALLVANSLEGGSIGALISPSAALIVFGGSVGAAMVTQPLRNSLMAPMLLKHVIFSRPAEPLGALETLTHLARVARREGVLALEGELHSVQDDFIRRGVQLVVDGTDPEVARTIMEIEIDSLVERHSGAAKYYKTLGGLAPTLGVLGTVMGLVHMLSNLSDPGSMGPAIATAFLATLYGVGSANLVFLPIAQKLQMRSEEEQFIRRMVAVGIEGLQAGDSPIILAERLKAFLSPSEREAANRALAAEGQGGGASESARAA
- a CDS encoding flagellar FlbD family protein — encoded protein: MIKLTRLNGSTMVINALLIERVESTPDTVVRLTTGSQYVVRDTCDEVCMKTAQFFRDIGAGHIDLPAIIR